From the genome of Pieris rapae chromosome 18, ilPieRapa1.1, whole genome shotgun sequence:
CAAGCCATGGCGCCGATCAAGTAAATGCCGAACCCAAATATAACAGCCATGATgacatacattttaacattCTTCCAAAACAGTGAACGCTGCAGGGTTCTCGCTGAAGTTCTATACGACACCGACtggaaagaaatattttattattaatacaaaacataattgTGACGTGTTTGCTAAGACTACTAATAATTACATCGTTTTAAGAgccgtaatatataaataaatcagggGCGATGCAAATTTTTTAGGGCTAGATCTcagttttatgtatttgtttcatgaacagtcaatttaataagtaggtgatcctcctgtgcctgacatacgccgtAGACTATTGGGttcggttttctcacgatgttttcctttaccttTTGAGCGAaggttaaatgcacacatagaaagaaagtccattggtgcccagctggggatcgaacctatgatcTCAAGTATGAAAGCCGCACGCCACTTGACCaactaataataactattaactCTAAATCcctaataatactttaactCCCTAAACCTATGTTTTTGCTTGGTTGACGGTTTCGAGTTtgttgtgtctacctgcatttttgttactgtatttgttttgtgaatttttgtataggtaccttctgtgcgttctagtaataattatttagtcttgtaatgtttttctcagtaagcgaattttttaattcatatgataaataaagttattctaaccgtaacTCTATGCCGTAATATATAGAGAAACAAAAACATCTTAAGTCGGCAACATATACTCTAGTTTcaagtataataattgttgGGAAATTGAAACCACAAGACATTCGTATCTTGCATAATATCGACAGTTCACAgacactaataattaattgcacATACAAAAAgctaacaaattttataagaaaagtaTTGACTAAGCCAGTTCCAtcgccagttcttctcgtcgtcttaagagcgtaccaattcttaaaaggtcggcaaagCCCGAGTTCTCTGGCATTTGCCCactattctaaaaaaaattatgcccgtgatttcagaactggcagtaaatgtttttaacggCATTATTTTTTGGTCATAAGTGTTGAAAGTTACCtatgaacaaataatatttcacgACTAAGCACGTCGTATGAAACTTCTGTATGTGTAAAAATGGGAACAATtccgtaagaagtgaaaccttaCTAGATCGTTATAGCAATCAGGTTATCTAGAATTGACATAAcaggaaaatataatttttacaacaGCTACAGTAATCCTATTTTTAAACGATGTAAACATTTTAGCcggcattaaataataatacggcAATATGATTCCAGCTAAGAGtagttatatttagttattcaaaataatgcaTATAATTAAATCGAGATTACACAggatcaatataaatatatatatatatatatacaaacgaAACTGATTGTTatgtagtaatttattttatttatattgtatgcgAATGTGCGAAATATCCACTTTCACGCGCAGAGATCAATTACCTTGAAATTGCGAtggtataaaacaaataaaaatagtttaaatcaAGGAAtggtgtttaaaaaataaattatttctatggCATGATTAGCAAAACTTTTTTTGCACTATCGGTTAGGCTAACCAAATCAGTCCTTATTCATTACTTAggcattacttttagaaaaaacgtactcaataaacgattatttgtgtgagacatggtaatttatataaatttaattatgtatgataattgacttaattgatatgaatctgactaataatgtaaaatctaaactaagataaatttgcgcgccactgtgtgtggcagaatatgcgaacgactgacaattgtaccaccttgacattttgtaccatattcgtgcaatgaataaatattattattattattattactttaatctCTGTTCTATCCAAAACATCAGTAATAATTGCAACGTGTCGGAAATTTTCCTATAGTAAGCGaagttgtatattatttaaatagaacagCTGTTACTTGGCCGTAAGGCTTTTGAGAACACGTTTTTGAAACCACGGTTTTATATTGACGTCACATGGGAacgtaattattaaacaaatacataactaACTTCCTTGTATTatgtgaataataaatacaattgataaaaagaaaaaatactcGATATCGAATATGATGAatattctgtaaataaataacaacgtAGTATTgacctttattttattttaattaaaaagtgttttagaatattttcataatacttTGGACATTATATTAACGTTAGTGTGCGTAAAGTCACGCAAGTAGTCGATCTTGTTGCATCGCAACAAGTAAATGGGGCACATTTTTACATCCATTTAATTAGTAACACTCTAagatcataataatattctattaaattattgttttatcggGAATCTAATCGAAAAACTCCTGGTAGCATGTCATGTGTTAACCACTAAACAACGGAGTCGGTAATactttctataattttaaatctaaacgGCACTGAAAAAGTGGTTAGGAAAAGacataaaccttttttttaaatatacatatattaaagatcaccatacatatatatctaattTCGTTTGCGAAcgagaaaattttattgtgcATACAAAGATAAACCAATTTGTCAACCAGGGTTTTAAGAGTCACATTCTAATTAATTAGACTGCAcaaattaataagatatttaatagtgactgaatttattttcacatttactTACATTTGTTGCCAAATTATCTGCCTTATTTAGAAGTAGTTCCAATTTTTCACCTCGCATCGCCATGCtatctgtaattaattttttatttaaatttaaataacaattgaaacattcgtacaattgtaataatacatagctgtataatctttaaaataatatttccattTTGGCCAAATTACCAcatatgtacaattttaaaagaatacaaGTCAAGCAGCTATTGGATTATTATGACTAAACCTTAGGTTTTATCCAGATTAAGGAAATTACAAGACTTTGTACTAATGAACTCAATTAGCAGTAGTAGGTTAAATAAGTAGAGCACAATAAATAGCCTTCCTTTTGTGTTTCAGAAACCTacctataaaactaaatactaAACCGCCACAAAGCCAGGAAAAATACTAATTGCGGCCTGGTTAGAATGTAAAAATTACTGATTGTAAACAACTTTCTAGCCGCCAGTAACCATTTGCAATTGGttaatttttcttcttctatAAAAACGGGGTAAAAAAAGTatgcaactttaataaaagtttgatCTGAAGCTGGTAATGAAACATTGTACAATATGAAATTTGAGATATGTTAAAACACATTGTTTATGgtccagttttttttttaatttgggaacaAGAAGCAAGAGTCACTTAGAATTAAGTGTTTGAATATACttagtacaaatatatgtCTTATGTTTgcaaaattacaaattgaatGTAATcgatatataattaagatcTTATTAAACTTTACATTGAGAGTTAATCATATGAAAATTGATGACATAATAAAAGGCAGAAACAGTCATGGTTAGTTAAGCAGGAATAATTTTGATGTTTCTACATGATATATGCGAGAAAATCAATGCCatcatttcaataataatattgttgttaACATAATAACTTACAATGAATTATCTATATATCAGAAAGCATTGATTTTATGCATGTGGGGCCAAAACCTTGGACCATCCAATAATAATTGGAAATGACAGGattaaacaatgaaataacattaaatacacaaactattattaatacactATTCtctatttgttaaaaaagcaatcacaaaaataattgtcatattGATTTTGACATTATATTGAACATAGTTTAGTTACTGATTTTAAACAACGTTTtcctttcttttaattaagcaaacacagtaaatattaaacatggtaagaaacaaaatatgcACACCAACATAATGTGTACAATGAATTTTcaaagcatttatttatatgttatcaTTTATAAACAGTGCGTACTATAGTGAatcattaaatacataattaactaTGTATAGATCATTGACATATTGAGGTATTGATAGTGTACACaaatcataatgataaaaagagataaggggtcataaataaaaacagtataataCGGAAaacaaatagtaaattaaacatatatcacaaaatagattattacttcaagttaaaaaaacatttataaatataattttattaggtaaTTTAGTATAGTATTGTGAAATATGgtcttcattaaattttttggccaattagattatattagtatattattttgctataagtaaatactatgcaaataatataaaatggcaTATGCATGTGTATAAGGTACAGCATCTGGCTCATTGAAATACACCCAGTTTTACTTTACTGTAGAATTGTActagtatatattaaacacaacACAACTTAATAGTTTACTCACCAATGTTTTTTACCatgatgttttttaattcatctAATTCACCATGGACTCTTGATATTGTCTCCAAGTCTTTAGATTCACTGTAATGTTTCATTTCTGTGGCCAGTACTCTTGCAAATTCACTATTCATAGCATACGGAATGGCGGTTTGGGCTGTATCCCCAAATACCGTTGTAAAtcttcttttaatttcatttagaaAGAGGAAAGCCCTCGACCTTtgaaatttctaaaataaaatatgatacatattaataaagctttaatagGACCACTGAAGCTGAAACAagaattaatatgtatactcACATCATCAGTAAtgcaaaaataaactaatttattctCTGCAATGTAGTGAAACAGATAGTTCCCGTGAGAGTACGTAAGTTTGTCATCGTGTGGAGGAATTTTGGATAATATTTGTTCTGTAACTTCAGTAAAATTTCCAGCACAAGTAGCATATTTAGCCAGAACAACTGTGCCTCTGGAAACTACACTGAATAATATAGGCAtccttaaaatttacttttaatattcaataacaaTGGACACAAAGGAAGTAAACCGCAAAAACACGTAGACTGTAGGGCAGAAGCGGGCTCAGTTAGCGCAAACTAACAGAAACAGCTATGAAAAAGACTTTAACTggttaaagtattaatttagcAATTGAAGAATTACGcctataactttaaatattaattaaaccagAGCACTCAACACCACACCGCCACATTTCACAATATTcacagattttataaaatcgacATTCGAAATTCATTCGACattggataaaaataaaataaatccgtCAATGTCAATGATTAAATATCAACTATTGACGACAGTTGACAGCTGACAAATACGTTGTACATAGAGGATATCGTTTACCGTAAAGTCACGCGTAAACCCGTTTACGTGTAGTAGAGTAGGCTCACGCCTGTAAGAGTTGTAAGCGTCGAGCTATCGTTGTCGTCTATAATGgacaatatttatacaacaGCATATTATAGCAAACAGTTTTTGTGATTAATTGGTCCCAAGAAATATTAACCGATACTGAATTGGATATACGTTCTATgctataatatgtacatattataatttgatacttattcttattaaactcgagataagaaatatatttattttagttttgataCGTGTCAATTGAATGATAAGGAGTACTTCATAGcacattttacaaatatagtgTGAATTATTATCTTCATACGGTGTCCGTCACAAGCAAGAATGTGAGTTTAAATatcgaattaaaaatatctggcGATATATGCAGTATTTGCTAGTAAGCGAATGTTTTTCTATAGAATTTTACCGTTCCGTTGTTTACTaagattaacaatattttagctTATTATGACCGAGGTTGCTGTAGTGACGGGTTCCAATAAGGGACTCGGGTTTGCtctagtaaaaaaactttgtgaGAAGTACCATGGAATTGTATACTTGACATCGAGAGATTCAAAACGAGGTTTGGAGGcgtgtaaaaaattaaaagaaataaatttatcaccTCAATTTTACGAACTTGATATTACTGATCATaaaagtattacaaaattcATTGCGTATATTAAAGGCAAGCATggtaaaattgatattttaattaacaatgcTGGAGTATTATTCCTTAAAGATGCCCCAGAACCAAAGCAGTTTCAAGCTGAACAGACACTTCTAGTGAACTTTTATTCTTTGGTAAATTTCACTGAAGCCATGTTAccgttaataaaagacaacggaactattttgaatatatccAGTTCTTCTGGACACTTGTCAAGGATACCGTCAAATTGTATTAGGCAACAAATAAGTGCTCCAGACTTGACTTTACAAAACCTAAAAGATTTAATGcaagaatatattgaatgTGTAAAAACCAACACCGAGAATGAAGTGTGGGGTTCTTCTCCATATGTAGTTTCAAAAGTAGCTGTTAACGCATACACCTTTATGTTAAACAAAGCATTAAAGTCGAAaggtaagtattattttttatattctatggCATATTTTTTGCGAAAGGACAGTGGTAAGAAcaagaaaaaacaataatttattatttccccTATTTCGTAACACGCTTTCTCGGTTAAGATGCGTGTTTGGTTGACTTGTGCAATCGTCTTTAAAGGGGTTTTACAACGTTTAAAAAACGATTCAGGACAATTTGTTATTAGTCATATTTtacaagaaaaacaataatttgaaCCCTATAGAATGTTATCAAATAAGGttgttacttaatttttatttatttactagttAGTTCCTTCTTTCGTTAAAAAACGATACCTAGTATCTTTCACGTGCAGATTGACGTTTAAGAGGTAACTTACTTTTCAGGTATTCGGGTAAACTGTGTACATCCTGGATACGTCATCTCTGACATGACGCACGGGGCAGGCTCTGTGACTCCTGATGAGGGTGCTGTGGTGCCTATGCAACTGGCTTTGAATCCAGAAAATGGTGGTCTATATGTCTGGCATGATGGGACTATAGTTCCATGGGACGGACCAGATCCACGAGGATATATTGATAACATTAATTGTTAACATACTATTAggcaacatattttatattattgactaaatattatattccacCGTATAAGGTATATATAGTCAATATAACCgttgatatataataaatcgttaaaCCTCGTTATGTTGAAGAAAGACGTCTGTAAGACGAAAAAAATAGCTATTCCCTTGCGCTGAAAACTGAAATACGCGGACTCGATTTATTTAGCCTTTGTAACTCAAAATGTTATTTCTCTACGAAGTATAGATAACACATTTATACTCGAATTTCAAATAGGAGACTCCGTAAGTAAAGTATGATGGATGACCTGTTATTTGGAATTACCCGAAATAATAGCATTAAAATCCAAAATGAATGTTCCAGTTGGGGGTTTCtaaactattgtttttgtcTTGTACACATCAaggaatacatacataatagttTAGTAACccagctttttatttttcgtgtACAGTTtagttcattaataaataattcgttttaatatgtaaaaatatatgtacaacaaaatttaatttgaattgttattcaaattcaaCTCTTGAGATCGAAAAATACACTTGGACATggcaaaaaaaatcataggtatcttgtttttttcttgtatttcctTGACATTTCAGTTATAAATTCCACTGTAGCGATTTATTTTCCCTATTCCTCATAAAGTATTTCGGGTGGGGGGATTTGGGTTAAAACGTTACGATGCGCGGAGGGGATTGAATTATGCGttactgttaatattattttcgactttaCGCGCGTTGTTGCGCGTTACAGGGGGGGGGGGATCTCTAAATTCGTTACGAAATAGTTGAACTCTCCCTAATACATTTTCTCGTAAGACGCGTTTTTGATTGCATCCTTGTGAAATCGTCTTACGTCATatgttattctattttatgtatatcttTTTGAC
Proteins encoded in this window:
- the LOC111001240 gene encoding vesicle-associated membrane protein 7: MPILFSVVSRGTVVLAKYATCAGNFTEVTEQILSKIPPHDDKLTYSHGNYLFHYIAENKLVYFCITDDKFQRSRAFLFLNEIKRRFTTVFGDTAQTAIPYAMNSEFARVLATEMKHYSESKDLETISRVHGELDELKNIMVKNIDSMAMRGEKLELLLNKADNLATNSVSYRTSARTLQRSLFWKNVKMYVIMAVIFGFGIYLIGAMACGGLAWQTCVG
- the LOC111001245 gene encoding carbonyl reductase [NADPH] 3-like, whose amino-acid sequence is MTEVAVVTGSNKGLGFALVKKLCEKYHGIVYLTSRDSKRGLEACKKLKEINLSPQFYELDITDHKSITKFIAYIKGKHGKIDILINNAGVLFLKDAPEPKQFQAEQTLLVNFYSLVNFTEAMLPLIKDNGTILNISSSSGHLSRIPSNCIRQQISAPDLTLQNLKDLMQEYIECVKTNTENEVWGSSPYVVSKVAVNAYTFMLNKALKSKGIRVNCVHPGYVISDMTHGAGSVTPDEGAVVPMQLALNPENGGLYVWHDGTIVPWDGPDPRGYIDNINC